A window of Vibrio ishigakensis contains these coding sequences:
- a CDS encoding GTP cyclohydrolase II translates to MADVRARVHLKVGSKSDIEAELLSFNGLKTEKEHVALIFKSADINQTAPIVRMHSECLTGDVFHSSRCDCGEQLDETINKMATEGGVLLYLRQEGRGIGLYNKIDAYRLQSEGLNTYEANNHLGFADDLRDFEEAAQMLKALGVNQIRLVTNNPKKIRELKEHGIEIQEVINTMAHVKAGNENYLKAKASHGKHNLDL, encoded by the coding sequence ATGGCAGATGTAAGAGCGCGAGTTCATTTAAAAGTAGGTAGCAAGAGTGATATTGAGGCTGAACTGCTTTCGTTTAACGGATTAAAAACCGAGAAAGAGCATGTAGCCCTTATCTTCAAATCCGCAGATATTAATCAAACGGCACCTATCGTACGCATGCACTCGGAGTGTTTAACCGGCGATGTATTCCACTCATCTCGCTGTGATTGCGGAGAGCAATTGGATGAAACCATCAACAAGATGGCGACCGAAGGCGGCGTTTTGCTCTATTTGCGTCAAGAGGGCCGTGGTATCGGTCTGTATAACAAGATTGATGCGTACCGATTACAAAGTGAAGGCCTGAACACCTATGAGGCGAACAACCACCTAGGCTTTGCTGACGATCTGCGTGACTTTGAAGAAGCGGCGCAAATGCTTAAAGCTCTCGGGGTAAACCAGATCCGCCTAGTGACTAATAACCCTAAGAAGATCCGTGAACTGAAAGAACACGGAATTGAGATTCAAGAGGTTATCAACACCATGGCCCACGTTAAGGCGGGTAATGAGAACTACCTAAAGGCCAAGGCTTCACACGGTAAACACAACCTCGACCTGTAA